A genome region from Rhizobium sp. NXC14 includes the following:
- the copC gene encoding copper homeostasis periplasmic binding protein CopC: MSKLPLIASIALILTAAAASQALAHAHLKTSSPAEKTSVVSPSELDLTFTEELDLKFSGVKVTDSSKEEIKLGEAGLKDDGKVLTVPVSATLAPGDYTVSWHVLSADGHKTNGSYTFTVKP, encoded by the coding sequence ATGTCAAAACTCCCCCTGATCGCTTCCATCGCACTGATCTTGACGGCCGCGGCCGCCAGCCAGGCCCTGGCTCACGCCCACCTGAAAACGTCGAGCCCGGCGGAGAAGACGTCCGTCGTCTCTCCCAGCGAACTCGACCTGACTTTTACGGAAGAACTCGATCTCAAGTTCAGCGGCGTGAAGGTCACCGACTCCAGCAAGGAGGAAATCAAGCTTGGCGAAGCCGGACTGAAGGACGATGGCAAGGTTCTGACGGTTCCCGTTTCTGCAACATTGGCGCCAGGCGACTACACAGTCAGCTGGCATGTGCTTTCGGCCGACGGTCATAAGACCAACGGCAGCTATACCTTCACCGTCAAGCCGTGA
- a CDS encoding Lrp/AsnC ligand binding domain-containing protein, translating to MASEPDIFSELDQFDRKILAALAEDGRLSITDLAARVGLSKTPCQLRFKRLINEGYIEGFKAVLNPAKMQLDHIAFVEVKLSDTREAALKSFNEAIKKIREVEECHMIAGRFDYLLKIRTRDIGRYRRVLGERISTLPHVANTSTNVAMETIKEGWDKFGSSLS from the coding sequence ATGGCTAGCGAACCCGACATCTTTAGTGAATTGGACCAATTCGACAGAAAGATCCTCGCAGCACTCGCCGAGGATGGCAGATTGTCGATCACCGATCTCGCCGCGCGCGTCGGGCTATCGAAGACGCCCTGCCAGCTCCGCTTCAAGCGACTGATCAACGAAGGCTATATCGAAGGCTTCAAGGCCGTCCTCAATCCTGCGAAAATGCAGCTCGACCACATCGCTTTCGTCGAGGTGAAGCTCTCCGATACCCGCGAGGCGGCCCTGAAAAGCTTCAACGAGGCCATCAAGAAAATCAGGGAGGTCGAGGAGTGCCACATGATCGCCGGCCGGTTCGACTATCTCCTGAAGATCCGCACCCGCGATATCGGCCGTTACCGCCGCGTCCTCGGTGAACGCATTTCGACACTGCCGCATGTGGCCAACACCTCGACCAACGTTGCGATGGAGACGATCAAGGAAGGTTGGGACAAGTTCGGTTCGAGTCTCTCGTGA
- the putA gene encoding trifunctional transcriptional regulator/proline dehydrogenase/L-glutamate gamma-semialdehyde dehydrogenase produces MLNAAIDTTPSNDPYEGAPFAAFAPPIRPQSELRQAITAAYRRPETECLPPLVAAARVSEAKRYDIRSTARTLIEALRAKHKGTGVEGLVQEYSLSSQEGVALMCLAEALLRIPDTDTRDALIRDKIAEGNWTSHIGGGKSMFVNAATWGLVVTGKLTSTVNDRSLSAALTRLIARAGEPVIRRGVDMAMRMMGEQFVTGETIEEALKRARPLEARGFRYSYDMLGEAATTAADAERYFKDYEKAIHAIGKAAHGRGIYDGPGISIKLSALHPRYVRAQAGRVMGELLPKVKALAALAKSYDIGLNIDAEEADRLELSLDLLEELCFAPELGGWNGLGFVVQAYGKRCPFVLDYIIDLARRSGRRIMVRLVKGAYWDAEIKRAQLDGLDDYPVYTRKIYTDVAYIACARKLLAAADAVFPQFATHNAQTLATIYHLAGPDFAVGKYEFQCLHGMGEPLYDEVVGKEKLDRPCRIYAPVGTHETLLAYLVRRLLENGANSSFVHRISDPNVSVEALIADPAETVAAMPVIGAPHVQIAAPKALYGSARANSSGLDLSNEATLSDLAQTLASTAATPWHALPILADGSTDGVTRDVLNPADHRDVVGTVTEVKVEEAARVVAMAAEYAPQWAAVPPAERAACLDRAADIMQARIKVLMGIVMREAGKSAANAVGEVREAVDFLRYYADQARKTLGPSHLPLGPIVCISPWNFPLAIFTGQVAAALVAGNPVLAKPAGVTPIIASESVKILHEAGVPVGALQFVPGSGRLGAGMVGAQQTAGVMFTGSTEVARMIQAQLAERLSATGKPIPLIAETGGQNGMIVDSSALAEQVVADVVTSAFDSAGQRCSALRVLCLQDDIADRTLAMLKGAFRELTIGRTDRLSIDVGPVINDGAKTEIDQHIEAMRGAGRKVEQLPLPESAAKGTFVPPTIIEIKSLSDLTKEVFGPVLHVVRFKRNGLDRLIDDINASGYGLTFGLHTRLDETIAHVTSRIKAGNLYVNRNIIGAVVGVQPFGGRGLSGTGPKAGGPLYIGRLVQRAPVPPQQDSVHTDLALRDYIVWLDKKGLTGEGEAARGYASRSALGLERELTGPVGERNLYALHPRGRILLVPQTETGLHRQIAAALSTGNHVVVDAASISKSVLADLPAAVASRLSWTSDWEKDGPFSGALVEGDRDRVLAVNRKIAALPGPLLLVQAATSEELASDPEAYCLNWLLEEVSTSINTAAAGGNASLMAIG; encoded by the coding sequence ATGCTCAACGCAGCGATCGACACCACGCCATCCAATGATCCCTACGAGGGCGCGCCATTCGCCGCCTTCGCGCCGCCGATCCGGCCGCAATCCGAGCTTCGCCAGGCAATCACCGCCGCCTATCGCCGCCCGGAAACCGAATGCCTGCCGCCGCTTGTCGCGGCCGCGCGCGTTTCCGAGGCCAAACGTTATGACATCCGCAGCACTGCCCGCACCCTGATCGAGGCGCTTCGCGCCAAGCACAAGGGCACCGGCGTCGAAGGGCTGGTTCAGGAATATTCGCTTTCCAGCCAGGAAGGCGTGGCGCTCATGTGTCTAGCTGAAGCACTGCTGCGCATTCCCGACACGGACACCCGCGACGCGTTGATCCGCGACAAGATCGCCGAGGGCAACTGGACCTCGCATATCGGCGGCGGCAAATCCATGTTCGTCAACGCCGCTACCTGGGGTCTCGTCGTCACCGGCAAGCTTACCTCGACGGTCAACGACCGCAGCCTGTCGGCGGCGCTGACGCGGCTGATCGCGCGCGCCGGCGAGCCGGTGATCCGTCGTGGCGTCGATATGGCGATGCGTATGATGGGCGAGCAGTTCGTCACCGGCGAAACGATCGAGGAGGCGCTGAAGCGCGCTCGTCCGCTGGAAGCCCGGGGGTTCCGCTATTCCTACGACATGCTGGGTGAGGCGGCGACGACCGCAGCAGACGCCGAGCGCTATTTCAAGGATTACGAGAAGGCGATCCACGCCATCGGCAAGGCGGCGCATGGGCGCGGCATTTATGACGGCCCCGGTATTTCGATCAAGCTCTCGGCCCTGCATCCTCGCTATGTGAGAGCGCAGGCCGGCCGGGTGATGGGCGAGTTGCTGCCGAAGGTCAAGGCGCTCGCCGCGCTCGCCAAGTCCTATGATATCGGCCTCAACATCGATGCCGAGGAGGCAGACCGGCTGGAGCTTTCGCTCGATCTTCTCGAAGAGCTGTGCTTTGCCCCGGAGCTTGGCGGATGGAACGGACTCGGCTTCGTCGTGCAGGCCTACGGCAAGCGCTGCCCCTTCGTGCTGGATTACATCATCGATCTCGCCCGCCGCTCCGGGCGCCGGATCATGGTCCGTCTCGTCAAGGGCGCTTATTGGGATGCGGAGATCAAGCGCGCCCAGCTGGATGGTCTCGACGATTATCCGGTCTATACCCGCAAGATCTATACCGACGTCGCCTACATCGCCTGCGCGCGCAAACTGCTGGCCGCCGCCGATGCCGTCTTCCCGCAGTTCGCCACCCACAATGCCCAGACGCTCGCCACGATCTATCATTTGGCAGGGCCTGATTTCGCAGTCGGCAAATATGAGTTCCAGTGCCTGCATGGCATGGGCGAACCGCTCTATGACGAGGTCGTCGGCAAGGAAAAGCTCGACCGGCCCTGCCGCATCTATGCACCCGTCGGAACGCATGAGACGCTGCTTGCCTATCTCGTCCGCCGTCTGCTCGAAAACGGTGCCAACTCCTCCTTCGTGCACCGCATCTCCGATCCGAACGTTTCGGTCGAGGCCCTGATTGCCGATCCGGCCGAGACCGTCGCGGCCATGCCTGTCATCGGCGCCCCGCATGTGCAGATTGCCGCGCCCAAGGCGCTTTACGGCAGCGCCCGAGCCAATTCGAGCGGTCTCGATCTTTCGAACGAAGCCACGCTTTCGGACCTGGCGCAGACGCTTGCCTCCACGGCTGCGACGCCCTGGCATGCGCTTCCCATTCTCGCCGACGGCTCCACCGACGGCGTAACGCGTGATGTCCTCAATCCCGCCGATCACCGGGATGTCGTCGGCACCGTAACCGAAGTGAAGGTAGAAGAGGCTGCCCGTGTCGTCGCGATGGCGGCGGAATACGCGCCGCAATGGGCTGCCGTGCCGCCGGCCGAGCGCGCCGCCTGCCTCGATCGGGCGGCCGATATCATGCAGGCTCGTATCAAGGTGCTGATGGGCATCGTCATGCGCGAGGCCGGCAAGTCCGCCGCCAACGCAGTCGGCGAAGTACGCGAGGCGGTCGACTTCCTGCGGTATTATGCCGATCAGGCGCGCAAAACCCTCGGTCCGTCGCATCTGCCGCTCGGGCCGATCGTCTGCATAAGCCCGTGGAATTTCCCGCTGGCGATTTTCACCGGCCAGGTTGCCGCTGCCCTCGTGGCCGGCAATCCCGTGCTGGCGAAACCTGCCGGTGTCACGCCGATCATCGCTTCGGAGAGTGTCAAAATTCTCCACGAGGCCGGCGTGCCTGTCGGCGCCCTGCAATTCGTGCCCGGCAGCGGCCGCCTCGGCGCCGGCATGGTCGGGGCGCAGCAAACGGCGGGCGTCATGTTTACCGGCTCGACCGAGGTGGCCCGTATGATCCAGGCGCAGCTCGCTGAACGCCTGTCGGCAACCGGCAAGCCGATCCCGCTGATTGCCGAAACCGGCGGCCAGAACGGCATGATCGTCGATTCTTCCGCCCTGGCTGAGCAGGTCGTGGCCGACGTCGTGACATCGGCTTTCGACAGCGCCGGCCAGCGCTGCTCGGCGTTGCGTGTTCTCTGCCTGCAGGACGACATTGCCGACAGGACGCTCGCCATGCTGAAGGGCGCCTTCCGTGAATTGACCATCGGCCGCACCGATCGCTTAAGCATCGACGTAGGGCCTGTCATCAACGACGGCGCGAAGACGGAGATCGACCAGCATATCGAAGCAATGCGCGGCGCCGGCCGCAAGGTGGAACAGCTGCCGCTGCCGGAAAGCGCAGCAAAAGGCACCTTCGTTCCGCCGACGATCATCGAGATCAAATCCCTCTCGGACCTGACGAAGGAGGTCTTCGGGCCGGTCCTGCATGTCGTCCGCTTCAAGAGAAACGGCCTCGATCGCCTGATCGACGACATCAACGCCTCGGGTTATGGCCTCACCTTCGGGCTTCACACGCGGCTTGACGAAACGATCGCGCATGTGACGAGCCGCATCAAGGCCGGCAACCTCTACGTCAACCGCAACATCATCGGTGCGGTTGTCGGTGTGCAGCCTTTCGGCGGCCGTGGCCTCTCGGGAACCGGTCCAAAGGCCGGCGGCCCGCTTTATATCGGCCGCCTGGTGCAGCGCGCCCCCGTGCCGCCGCAGCAGGATTCCGTCCATACCGACCTCGCCCTTCGCGATTATATCGTCTGGCTCGATAAGAAGGGCCTGACGGGCGAAGGTGAAGCGGCGCGCGGCTATGCAAGCCGCTCGGCGCTCGGGCTCGAACGCGAACTCACCGGCCCTGTTGGCGAGCGCAATCTCTATGCGCTCCATCCGCGCGGCCGAATCCTGCTCGTGCCGCAGACCGAAACCGGACTGCATCGCCAGATCGCCGCGGCCCTTTCCACAGGCAACCACGTCGTAGTCGATGCGGCTTCCATATCGAAGTCGGTGCTGGCAGATCTTCCGGCGGCTGTCGCCAGCCGCCTTTCCTGGACATCGGATTGGGAAAAGGACGGGCCTTTCTCCGGCGCGCTCGTCGAAGGGGACCGCGACAGGGTTCTTGCCGTCAACCGGAAGATCGCCGCGCTGCCCGGCCCGCTTCTCTTGGTCCAGGCTGCGACGAGCGAGGAACTGGCAAGCGATCCGGAAGCCTATTGCCTCAACTGGCTGCTGGAGGAGGTGTCGACCTCGATCAACACCGCCGCTGCGGGTGGCAATGCGAGCCTGATGGCCATCGGCTGA
- a CDS encoding PepSY domain-containing protein — protein MSTITSTAPAESAVPGVSLYRAIWRWHFFAGLFVLTFMLNLAITGSLYLFKNEINESVFAYRYDVVASGQPLAPEKLAEIATAAVPRSAVTAYKDPATPEHSAIVTVSSDAGSTLVFIDPYKGRILDTVGATEEFNYVVKRIHSLALFGSLPNKLIEIAGGFAMVLVVTGIYLWWPRRQTGGVVTVRGTPARRVFWRDLHAVTGAFAGILIFFLAITGMPWSGYWGSNVQAWLGSHGLGYPTQLWDDVPKSRKVTQDILPVVGWTVEQAPVPLSDIAVARSKKPIGLNKAVDVAKAAGLTPGFDIAMPSGEAGVYSAAIYPDDLAKERTIHIDQYSGKPLVDISYRQYPIFGKAIEWGINVHQGREFGRANQFLMLATCLAIILSCVTGIVMWWKRRPSGRVGVPPLPPRRSVYVGLWTITAVFALAFPLTGLAILLMVATDQAIIRTIPPLRRAFA, from the coding sequence ATGTCGACCATCACTTCCACCGCTCCGGCGGAAAGCGCCGTACCCGGTGTCTCGCTATATCGCGCTATCTGGCGCTGGCACTTTTTCGCCGGACTTTTTGTCCTCACCTTCATGCTGAACCTCGCGATCACCGGCTCGCTCTATCTCTTCAAGAACGAGATCAACGAAAGCGTCTTCGCCTACCGCTATGACGTCGTCGCTTCAGGCCAACCACTGGCGCCGGAAAAGCTGGCGGAGATCGCGACGGCCGCCGTGCCGCGCTCCGCGGTCACCGCCTACAAGGACCCGGCAACGCCTGAGCACTCGGCCATCGTAACGGTGTCAAGCGATGCCGGCTCCACGCTCGTCTTCATCGATCCCTATAAAGGCAGGATTCTTGATACGGTCGGCGCAACCGAAGAGTTCAACTACGTCGTCAAGCGCATCCATAGTCTTGCTCTGTTTGGGAGCCTTCCAAACAAGCTGATCGAGATTGCCGGCGGATTCGCCATGGTGCTTGTCGTGACCGGCATCTATCTCTGGTGGCCGCGCCGCCAGACGGGCGGCGTCGTCACGGTCCGTGGCACTCCGGCCCGACGCGTCTTCTGGCGCGACCTGCATGCCGTAACCGGTGCTTTCGCGGGCATACTGATCTTCTTCCTGGCGATCACCGGCATGCCGTGGTCGGGCTACTGGGGTTCGAACGTGCAGGCCTGGCTCGGAAGCCATGGCCTGGGCTATCCCACGCAACTCTGGGACGATGTGCCGAAATCGCGGAAGGTTACCCAGGACATCCTGCCTGTGGTCGGCTGGACAGTCGAACAGGCTCCGGTCCCGCTCTCCGACATTGCCGTCGCCCGGTCGAAGAAGCCGATCGGCCTGAACAAGGCCGTCGACGTCGCAAAGGCGGCCGGTCTGACGCCGGGTTTCGACATTGCCATGCCTTCCGGTGAAGCCGGCGTCTATTCGGCGGCGATCTATCCCGATGATCTCGCCAAGGAGCGGACGATCCACATCGACCAGTATTCGGGCAAACCGCTCGTCGACATCTCCTACCGCCAGTACCCAATTTTCGGAAAGGCCATCGAGTGGGGCATCAATGTTCACCAGGGGCGCGAATTTGGCCGCGCCAATCAATTCCTGATGCTCGCCACCTGCCTGGCGATCATTCTTTCCTGCGTGACCGGCATCGTCATGTGGTGGAAGCGACGCCCGTCCGGACGTGTGGGGGTTCCACCGCTGCCGCCGCGGCGATCGGTTTATGTCGGCCTATGGACCATCACGGCCGTCTTCGCCCTGGCGTTTCCGCTGACCGGTCTCGCCATCCTGCTGATGGTCGCGACCGACCAAGCCATCATTCGCACGATCCCACCGCTTCGGCGTGCGTTCGCTTGA
- a CDS encoding methyl-accepting chemotaxis protein → MALIDRLLQRMRIVTKVLFFVVPLIVLIAGIGLFGYFTAGTLKGQMTLTRQTIDTLSSFQQLRSSLTAFTDLPTAVTRDRLIASISDQEKGAATLDAMLIDPSQKQQISAVRELGGKMQGSADALWAVAQERTSTEQAIDTAVAQLFKESQTARKQLDVLQDQANGKEAFVRALLLDASAYKNIAQRIAKLRKATAQATVPTDIAGALGSLLPPLVKEVGGSAAVASDKAQSQIAELKPVLDKLAAMAKDSANLTLDGYAPVDQDLQGFEEKFVKLASGNADTAIERFVGMDANIGTLRSMVAIVGTAFKSIDDLRLHLSELNRRVDAEARDAVLVDLKALRESAAQLVPLSGKNAALQELAKKIEPSLATIEKDTSLLISVADRWRAERGTATELVASASHTLEQFVSTAQESGKDISQRSAAMSLAAMIAGTVLAIIGGLMLIETLRGPLKRITQTMTRLAAGDLNVPIGDGKRGDEIGDMIRSVTVFRDQALEKTRLEEVAETNRARDEQEQARRAAEQARIEAEQSEALDALSDMLGKLADGNLAAVMSEELAADYVAMARTYNQAIDALRRTLAEVRNTSYEIAEGSTNLSGAADDLARRTEQQAAALEDSSRVLGELTASVRTTAENARQTSVSVAEAHRQAEHSAAVVAKAVDAMDAINRSSDKVSSIIGVIDEIAFQTNLLALNAGVEAARAGEAGRGFAVVAQEVRELAQRCAKAAREIKDLISNSASQVATGVRLVEETGEALSAIIEHFTSINGLVQVISTATSTQYKGIDEVNSAVRDIEHITQHNAAMVEENTAEIHRLRQQVELLNERISRFQTADAGKAPPAVSPRMALAS, encoded by the coding sequence ATGGCGTTGATTGATCGACTGTTGCAGCGTATGCGGATTGTCACGAAGGTTCTCTTCTTCGTGGTGCCTCTGATCGTCCTCATAGCGGGCATAGGTCTTTTCGGCTATTTCACCGCCGGCACGCTCAAAGGCCAGATGACTCTGACGCGGCAGACGATCGACACGCTTTCCAGTTTCCAGCAGCTCAGATCCTCGTTGACGGCCTTTACCGACCTTCCGACGGCGGTCACGCGCGATCGGCTGATCGCCAGCATCTCCGATCAGGAGAAGGGCGCTGCGACGCTCGATGCCATGTTGATCGATCCGTCCCAGAAGCAGCAGATCTCGGCGGTGCGCGAGCTCGGCGGCAAGATGCAGGGGAGCGCCGACGCGCTTTGGGCCGTGGCACAGGAGCGCACGAGTACCGAACAGGCGATCGATACGGCTGTGGCGCAGCTTTTCAAGGAGAGCCAGACTGCCCGCAAGCAGCTCGACGTCCTTCAGGATCAGGCGAACGGAAAGGAAGCCTTCGTCCGGGCGCTTCTTCTCGATGCCTCCGCTTACAAGAACATCGCCCAGCGCATTGCGAAATTGCGCAAGGCGACCGCTCAGGCGACGGTACCCACGGATATCGCCGGCGCTCTCGGCAGCCTGCTGCCGCCGCTCGTCAAGGAGGTCGGCGGGAGCGCCGCAGTCGCCTCCGACAAGGCCCAAAGCCAGATTGCCGAGCTGAAGCCGGTATTGGACAAGCTCGCGGCGATGGCCAAGGACAGCGCTAACCTTACGCTCGACGGCTATGCCCCCGTCGACCAGGATCTGCAGGGCTTTGAGGAGAAGTTCGTAAAGCTCGCCTCAGGGAATGCGGATACCGCTATCGAGCGTTTTGTCGGCATGGATGCGAACATCGGCACGCTTCGCTCGATGGTGGCGATCGTCGGTACAGCTTTCAAATCGATCGACGATCTGCGCCTGCATCTGAGTGAACTGAACAGGCGGGTCGATGCCGAGGCGCGGGACGCCGTTCTTGTCGATCTCAAGGCGCTGCGCGAAAGCGCTGCTCAGCTTGTACCATTGAGCGGGAAAAACGCCGCCTTGCAGGAACTTGCGAAGAAGATCGAGCCCTCCCTCGCGACGATCGAAAAGGATACGTCGCTGCTGATATCCGTCGCAGACCGGTGGCGGGCAGAGCGGGGGACGGCGACCGAGCTCGTGGCCTCCGCAAGCCATACTCTGGAGCAATTTGTCAGCACCGCGCAGGAGAGCGGCAAGGACATCAGCCAGCGTTCGGCCGCCATGTCGCTCGCGGCGATGATTGCCGGCACGGTGCTTGCGATCATCGGCGGCCTCATGCTGATCGAAACGCTGCGCGGACCGTTGAAGCGGATCACCCAGACGATGACGAGACTTGCCGCGGGCGATCTTAACGTGCCGATCGGCGATGGCAAGCGTGGTGACGAAATCGGCGATATGATCCGGTCCGTGACCGTCTTCCGCGACCAGGCGCTCGAAAAGACCAGGCTCGAAGAGGTCGCTGAAACGAACAGGGCGCGGGACGAACAGGAGCAGGCTCGTCGCGCAGCCGAGCAGGCGCGCATCGAAGCCGAGCAGAGCGAGGCCCTGGACGCACTCTCCGACATGCTCGGCAAGCTTGCCGACGGCAACCTCGCAGCTGTGATGAGCGAGGAGCTGGCCGCCGATTATGTCGCGATGGCCAGGACCTATAACCAGGCGATCGATGCGCTTCGCCGCACACTCGCCGAGGTTCGCAACACCAGCTACGAAATCGCCGAGGGCAGCACCAATCTTTCAGGCGCGGCCGACGATCTGGCGCGGCGCACGGAACAGCAGGCGGCCGCTCTCGAAGACAGTTCACGTGTGCTTGGCGAACTCACCGCCAGCGTTCGCACGACAGCGGAAAATGCGCGCCAGACATCGGTTTCCGTCGCCGAGGCACATCGGCAGGCGGAGCACTCCGCGGCCGTCGTCGCCAAGGCCGTCGACGCCATGGACGCCATCAACCGTTCGTCGGACAAGGTCTCCAGCATTATCGGTGTGATCGACGAGATTGCCTTTCAGACCAATCTTCTCGCCCTCAATGCCGGCGTCGAGGCGGCGCGGGCGGGGGAGGCCGGCAGGGGGTTTGCCGTCGTCGCACAGGAAGTGCGCGAGCTTGCACAGCGCTGCGCCAAGGCTGCCCGCGAAATCAAGGATCTCATCTCCAACAGCGCATCGCAGGTGGCCACGGGCGTCAGGCTCGTCGAGGAGACCGGTGAGGCGCTTTCGGCGATAATCGAGCATTTTACCTCTATCAACGGGCTGGTGCAGGTCATCTCGACTGCCACCAGCACGCAGTACAAAGGCATCGACGAGGTCAACAGCGCCGTTCGCGACATCGAGCATATCACGCAGCACAATGCCGCAATGGTGGAGGAAAACACTGCCGAAATTCACAGGCTTCGGCAGCAGGTGGAACTGCTGAACGAGCGGATTTCCCGCTTCCAGACCGCCGACGCCGGCAAGGCTCCGCCGGCCGTAAGCCCACGGATGGCCTTGGCCTCCTGA
- a CDS encoding DUF2946 family protein yields MQSRLDMIGKWLVRILCAVALVSVGFAHQSPTIAADPVNLAEYVLPDGTLPTLCVTVADDEGETGADHKAHTHGCEACRISASVLLPPPADIAGKAVAFSVRVDLPIRMEAFHRQIYPPNTGPRAPPSDPILT; encoded by the coding sequence ATGCAAAGTCGTTTGGACATGATCGGGAAATGGCTGGTGCGCATTCTGTGCGCCGTCGCACTCGTGTCAGTCGGATTTGCCCACCAGTCCCCGACGATCGCGGCCGACCCCGTCAACCTTGCCGAATATGTGCTTCCGGACGGGACGCTGCCCACGCTTTGCGTCACGGTTGCCGACGACGAAGGCGAGACGGGCGCTGATCACAAAGCCCACACTCATGGCTGCGAAGCCTGCCGGATCAGTGCTTCCGTCCTCCTGCCGCCGCCTGCAGACATCGCCGGGAAAGCCGTGGCATTTTCCGTTCGGGTGGATCTTCCCATTCGCATGGAAGCCTTCCATCGGCAAATTTACCCGCCCAACACTGGTCCCAGAGCCCCTCCTTCCGATCCGATCCTGACCTGA
- a CDS encoding FAD-binding oxidoreductase, with protein sequence MPAPLTRVNTTPQLPAAADAVVIGGGIVGVFAAYYLARRGMKVALVEKGLVGAEQSSRNWGWCRQQNRDARELPMSTKSLDLWERFAAETGEDTGFRRCGLFYLSNSDEELSGWARWRDFARSVGVTTHMLSGAEATERGRATGTAWKGGVFSPTDGTADPARAAPAIARAILKLGGTVHQSCAARGIDIEGGRVSGVVTEQGTIQTKVAILAGGAWASSFCRQLGIRFPQASIRSSILSVSPGAPGLPDALHTSAVSVTRRGNGGYTLAISGRGRVDPTAQQLRFAPQFLPMFARRWRSLAPGGLEGIRSGHESLARWRLDRPTPMERMRILDPAVDQATITLTHSRALKLLPALKNTEINAAWAGYIDSTPDGVPAIGEIATLPGFILAAGFSGHGFGIGPGAGHLIADIVTGDEPIVDPRPYHPNRFAASAWGKVADF encoded by the coding sequence CGCCGATGCGGTCGTGATCGGCGGCGGCATCGTCGGCGTTTTCGCGGCCTATTATCTGGCCAGACGTGGAATGAAAGTCGCCCTCGTCGAGAAAGGCCTTGTCGGGGCGGAACAATCGAGCCGCAACTGGGGTTGGTGCCGGCAGCAGAACCGCGACGCCCGCGAATTGCCGATGTCGACGAAGAGTCTCGATCTGTGGGAGCGCTTCGCCGCTGAGACCGGCGAGGACACCGGCTTCCGCCGATGCGGCCTCTTCTATCTCAGCAACAGCGATGAGGAACTCTCCGGCTGGGCGCGTTGGCGCGATTTCGCCCGATCGGTCGGCGTCACGACGCATATGCTGAGCGGTGCGGAGGCAACCGAACGCGGGCGGGCCACCGGCACGGCGTGGAAAGGTGGGGTCTTTTCGCCGACCGACGGCACCGCCGATCCTGCAAGAGCCGCGCCTGCCATCGCGCGTGCGATCCTGAAGCTCGGCGGCACGGTGCATCAATCCTGTGCGGCCCGCGGCATCGACATTGAAGGCGGCAGAGTTTCAGGCGTCGTCACCGAACAGGGCACGATCCAGACAAAAGTCGCGATCCTGGCGGGCGGCGCCTGGGCCTCGTCCTTCTGCCGCCAGCTCGGCATTCGATTTCCGCAGGCCTCGATCCGTTCGTCGATCCTGTCGGTTTCGCCGGGTGCACCCGGCCTGCCGGATGCGCTGCATACATCGGCGGTTTCCGTGACACGTCGCGGCAACGGCGGTTACACCCTGGCGATCAGCGGCCGCGGCCGCGTCGATCCCACCGCGCAGCAGCTTCGTTTCGCGCCGCAGTTCCTGCCCATGTTCGCCCGCCGCTGGCGGAGTCTGGCACCCGGCGGATTGGAGGGGATTCGCTCAGGTCACGAATCTCTGGCGCGCTGGCGGCTCGACAGGCCGACGCCGATGGAGCGCATGCGCATCCTCGATCCGGCAGTCGACCAGGCCACCATTACCCTCACGCATTCACGGGCGCTCAAGCTGCTGCCCGCCTTGAAGAACACCGAAATCAACGCCGCCTGGGCGGGCTATATCGACAGCACGCCGGACGGCGTGCCGGCGATCGGCGAAATCGCCACCCTTCCAGGTTTCATCCTCGCTGCGGGCTTCAGCGGCCACGGCTTCGGCATCGGACCCGGCGCCGGTCATCTGATCGCCGATATCGTCACGGGCGACGAGCCGATCGTCGATCCGCGGCCTTATCATCCCAACCGCTTCGCGGCGTCCGCCTGGGGCAAAGTCGCCGATTTCTAG